The following proteins come from a genomic window of Athalia rosae chromosome 1, iyAthRosa1.1, whole genome shotgun sequence:
- the LOC105684865 gene encoding exocyst complex component 1, with amino-acid sequence MAVIKHALQREVFTPADEKLLSLCHVCKAFKKKKTSFLCITSATDMPGSLLLYQVKKNDKNAYKKKQSWSLTDIRIIDGVGTDSLDLEIHIDKVYKWTATYAQERSTFVRNLYTYSCSMPQRPEFKNVPNDWMIDPASLKESDSIIFTPDLLTSPISSDYQPITEKEATYLDSLVCGCDYAVSDAERFMETLSKDLSILDGQNVQSVLLSEPQVTQLMSGIEAAIAEASMVESRLAVYDEALGRIRDAMARVGQKNQAIHTANHNARLLLDQLDAVITQLDIPIEHQRTLSEAELPGGREELEKAGTALLKATSVPLPPGLDRLGAASEQRRRLDKLRAKFSLIVARHLNNLFIHLGNDVGDISASTTDLTLPTHQAVHRELEPYAELMRLLRALDNKAFVQLTKVYTGTMSKLYQRDLKLFFEDAKTRVTSKKLNANVSKSGGQKGDELISPAPLCLLGAEVWAPQGEGALLDLVLDRALSQLQPVCLAEQAFCVSFFQLDSVLSPLKGSENEEPDNSSNGATSPGSVTSTASKKLERQVNEEVRATMAAIFPSLEPELNNFVSYLDKIDSFWCLYVLVRLSQHVMSAQDTGSFLSMTFASALVQVKRAFDKFMQAQLQSILRDTRVNRRAKCGILPYVENLQSFARTAERIFKNSDRKVDLEKWYTKLVEAMFEAIVIHSSEHHKTPPEVVKMENFHHLYDLLSQLKISVLDHERKEAKQKYHDALRAYVIQYFGRPLEKLNLFFEGVQAKVGAGVKESEISYQMAFSKQELRRVVKEYPAREVKKGLENLYRKVEKHLCEEENLLQVVWSEMQREFIAQYKYIEELIQRCYPDSMVTLEFTIQEILEFFSEIARSH; translated from the exons ATGGCTGTAATAAAACATGCCTTGCAACGAGAAGTGTTCACTCCTGCTGATGAAAAACTACTTTCTTTATGTCATGTTTGCAAGgcattcaaaaaaaaaaagactagcTTTTTGTGTATAACCTCAGCAACAGACATGCCAGGATCCCTGTTACTCTATCAAGTAAAGAAAAACGACAAGAATGCTTACAAAAAAAAGCAGTCATGGTCATTGACTGACATTCGAATAATCGATGGTGTTGGAACTGATTCATTAGACTTGGAAATACATATTGATAAGGTTTATAAATGGACAGCTACGTACGCTCAAGAGAGAAGTACATTTGTACGTAACTTGTACACATATTCCTGCAGTATGCCACAGAGGCCAGAATTCAAAAATGTACCTAATGATTGGATGATAGATCCCGCATCACTAAAAGAAAGTGACAGTATCATCTTCACACCAG ATTTATTGACCTCACCCATATCTTCCGATTATCAACCAATTACTGAAAAAGAAGCTACGTATCTTGACTCGCTAGTCTGTGGTTGCGATTATGCAGTATCTGATGCAGAACGATTTATGGAAACGCTATCTAAGGATCTATCCATACTAGATGGG CAAAATGTGCAGTCCGTCCTACTCTCTGAGCCCCAAGTGACTCAATTAATGAGTGGCATTGAGGCTGCCATAGCTGAAGCATCTATGGTGGAGTCCAGGCTCGCCGTTTATGATGAGGCACTTGGTAGAATCCGTGATGCAATGGCCAGAgttggacaaaaaaatcaagccATTCATACCGCTAATCATAATGCCAGACTACTTCTTGATCAACTTGACGCTGTAATC ACACAGTTGGACATACCCATAGAGCACCAACGAACGTTATCTGAAGCAGAACTGCCTGGAGGTAgagaagaattagaaaaagcaGGTACAGCTTTATTAAAAGCTACATCTGTACCTTTGCCACCTGGCCTTGATAGATTAGGGGCTGCTTCAGAACAACGGCGACGTCTTGATAAATTGAGAGCTAAATTCTCTCTCATTGTAGCCAGGCACTTGAATAATCTCTTTATACACTTG GGTAATGATGTAGGAGACATTTCAGCTTCCACCACAGACCTTACCCTTCCAACACACCAGGCTGTGCACCGAGAATTAGAACCATATGCTGAATTGATGAGACTGTTAAGAGCTCTGGATAATAAAGCCTTCGTACAATTAACGAAAGTTTATACCGGCACCATGAGCAAACTTTACCAAAGAGATCTGAAGTTGTTCTTTGAAGATGCAAAAACTCGTGTGACCAGCAAAAAGCTTAATG CAAATGTATCAAAATCTGGTGGACAAAAAGGTGATGAGCTAATAAGCCCAGCACCTCTATGCTTATTGGGTGCAGAAGTGTGGGCACCGCAAGGAGAAGGTGCGCTTCTAGATTTGGTGTTGGATAGAGCCCTCTCCCAACTTCAACCGGTCTGCCTTGCTGAACAAGCTTTTTGTGTGTCATTTTTCCAACTGGATTCAGTGCTTTCTCCGCTGAAA GGTAGTGAAAATGAGGAGCCCGATAATTCTAGCAATGGGGCGACAAGTCCTGGATCAGTAACTTCCACTGCCAGCAAGAAACTAGAAAGACAAGTTAATGAAGAGGTCAGAGCTACCATGGCTGCCATATTTCCCTCACTTGAACCAGAACTTAACAACTTTGTATCATATCTGGATAAAATTGACAGCTT CTGGTGTTTATATGTACTAGTAAGGTTGTCACAACATGTGATGTCAGCACAAGACACAGGATCTTTTCTTTCCATGACTTTTGCTTCTGCACTTGTGCAGGTGAAGAGAgcgttcgataaatttatgCAGGCACAATTGCAGTCCATTCTGCGCGATACAAGGGTCAACCGTAGAGCCAAGTGTGGAATTTTGCCATACGTTGAAAATCTCCAATCTTTTGCCAGAACCGCGGAGAGAATATTCAAAAACTCTGATAGAAAAGTTGATCTAGAAAAGTGGTACACTAAGCTTGTTGAAGCGATGTTTGAAGCGATCGTGATACACAGTAGTGAACATCACAAGACACCACCAGAAGTCGTCAAGATGG AAAATTTCCATCACCTTTACGATCTCTTATCCCAATTGAAAATATCTGTGTTGGATCACGAGAGGAAAGAAGCTAAGCAGAAATATCACGATGCATTGCGAGCCTAcgttattcaatattttggaAGGCCACTCGAAAAACTGAAT CTCTTTTTCGAAGGTGTGCAAGCTAAAGTAGGGGCAGGGGTAAAAGAGTCTGAAATCAGCTATCAAATGGCGTTCAGCAAACAAGAACTACGCAGAGTTGTAAAAGAGTACCCCGCTCGTGAGGTGAAAAAAGGTTTAGAGAATCTGTAcaggaaagttgaaaaacatcTCTGCGAAGAGGAAAATTTACTCCAG GTTGTCTGGAGCGAAATGCAGCGTGAATTTATTGCACAGTACAAATATATCGAAGAATTGATTCAGCGTTGCTATCCAGATAGTATGGTGACCCTAGAATTTACCATTCAAGAAATTCTAGAATTTTTCTCCGAAATAGCGAGATCACATTAG
- the LOC105684866 gene encoding uncharacterized protein LOC105684866, translated as MLNQILRPVSRNVIRSGSRAYHPPTEFKQQTLNDCPVPQGSWQARYDAKQKKYNFALFLGVGSLIGTIIYGKVSGVLYLNWYPPTPKE; from the exons atgttgaatcaAATTTTGCGACCAGTCTCCCGAAATGTTATTCGTAGCG GATCCCGTGCCTATCATCCGCCGACAGAATTCAAGCAGCAAACATTGAATGATTGTCCAGTACCACAGGGCTCATGGCAAGCAAGGTATGATGCCAAGCAGAAGAAATACAATTTTGCTCTTTTCCTAGGGGTTGGCAGTTTGATTGGAACCATCATATAT GGCAAGGTTTCTGGTGTGTTATACCTGAACTGGTACCCTCCAACCCCTAAAGAATAA
- the LOC105684771 gene encoding solute carrier family 22 member 21-like isoform X1, which produces MEKIVGERNLQVQESIELSASTVEERAENENDESYEFPEIDNISWYTLRIYVIISLPLLVSAGFTLSYAFTTGTISYRCFVPECEDLTDTIIYPSWLSSAVPYENDKPASCTRFTVLNVTDSCSTTVFTEGIERCDSWVYDTDERTILNEVSLIDVLWDLTCDNNQWMLTLPGTVNNVGQFVGLIFTGYFSDKYGRRNVLAFLSVACGICGVIQAMSVNYAMFVTFEFLTAVFGAGIYSAGFILGMELVGPKSRVLISNVICCMYSSGAALLALSAMWLRNWRFVLVSFYAPALLAIFVTCLVPESVRWLLGKGRVAEAEKVLYKIAAEKGIQVSPKSIDVIKNLGEKKNETKTKRSKLAVTTPVREVLKNRKLLTRLVVCAFCWIANVFVYYGLSLHSVAVSGDKFINFIFVSLVEIPAQLFSWILVEHVGRKPTLTGSFFLGGLFCILTPFVPEDLWYVPLIVFLGGKFCITVAFCTLYVFTAEFFPTPVRHSLLGLCSMTARVGSMVAPQMPLLANLMPSLPLLLFGGTSIIAGGLSLGFPETMGIELPETVHAAVNIGT; this is translated from the exons ATGGAGAAAATCGTCGGAGAAAGAAATCTTCAGGTGCAGGAATCTATTGAACTCTCTGCATCTACTGTCGAAgaaagag CCGAAAATGAGAATGATGAATCATATGAATTCCCTGAGATTGATAACATAAGTTGGTATACCTTGAGGATCTATGTTATCATAAGTCTTCCGCTCCTGGTGTCTGCCGGTTTTACATTGAGCTACGCATTCACAACCGGAACAATcagctatag GTGTTTTGTGCCAGAATGCGAAGATCTTACGGACACCATTATTTACCCATCCTGGTTGTCGAGCGCAGTTCCATACGAAAATGACAAGCCGGCAAGTTGCACACGTTTCACAGTTCTGAACGTCACGGACTCGTGTTCGACGACCGTGTTCACCGAAGGAATTGAACGCTGCGATTCCTGGGTTTATGACACCGACGAACGCACTATTCTCAATGAAGTGAGTCTGATAGACGTGCTT TGGGATCTTACTTGCGACAATAATCAATGGATGTTAACGTTACCGGGTACAGTGAATAACGTTGGACAATTTGTTGGCCTGATTTTCACCGGTTATTTTTCGGATAA GTACGGCCGACGAAACGTATTGGCATTTTTATCAGTGGCGTGTGGAATATGTGGAGTGATTCAAGCCATGTCCGTTAATTACGCGATGTTCGTCACTTTCGAGTTTCTGACTGCAGTTTTTGGTGCAGGTATCTACAGTGCCGGATTCATATTGG GGATGGAGTTAGTGGGCCCGAAAAGTAGGGTACTGATAAGCAACGTAATCTGTTGCATGTATTCAAGCGGAGCAGCCCTTTTAGCATTGAGTGCAATGTGGCTGCGAAATTGGCGTTTTGTACTTGTTTCCTTTTACGCTCCAGCACTTCTAGCGATATTTGTAACCTGCCTAGTTCCTGAATCTGTGAG GTGGCTCCTAGGCAAGGGTAGAGTAGCAGAGGCTGAAAAAGTATTATATAAGATTGCTGCAGAAAAAGGAATCCAAGTTTCACCAAAGTCAATTGATGTGATCAAGAATCtcggggaaaagaaaaatgaaacg aAAACTAAAAGGTCGAAATTAGCGGTTACAACTCCGGTCAGAGAAGtattgaaaaacagaaaactttTAACTCGATTAGTGGTCTGTGCTTTTTGCTGGATCGCCAACGTTTTCGTATACTATGGATTATCCCTCCATTCGGTTGCGGTTTCGGGAGATAagttcattaattttattttcgttagtTTGGTCGAAATTCCAGCTCAGCTTTTCAGTTGGATTCTAGTGGAGCATGTCGGACGTAAGCCCACGCTCACCGGCTCCTTCTTCCTCGGTGGTTTATTCTGTATTCTCACACCGTTTGTCCCAGAAG ACTTGTGGTATGTTCCGTTGATCGTTTTTCTCGGTGGTAAATTTTGCATCACAGTTGCCTTCTGCACACTTTACGTATTCACCGCGGAGTTCTTCCCAACGCCAGTCCGGCATTCTTTACTTGGTCTCTGCAGCATGACGGCTCGCGTCGGATCGATGGTGGCACCTCAAATGCCTCTTCTA GCTAATTTAATGCCGTCGTTACCACTACTGTTATTTGGAGGTACATCAATTATAGCCGGTGGCTTATCATTGGGATTCCCGGAAACAATGGGGATTGAACTTCCGGAAACCGTTCATGCGGCAGTGAATATTGGAACCTGA
- the LOC105684771 gene encoding solute carrier family 22 member 21-like isoform X3, with translation MEKIVGERNLQVQESIELSASTVEERAENENDESYEFPEIDNISWYTLRIYVIISLPLLVSAGFTLSYAFTTGTISYRCFVPECEDLTDTIIYPSWLSSAVPYENDKPASCTRFTVLNVTDSCSTTVFTEGIERCDSWVYDTDERTILNEVSLIDVLWDLTCDNNQWMLTLPGTVNNVGQFVGLIFTGYFSDKYGRRNVLAFLSVACGICGVIQAMSVNYAMFVTFEFLTAVFGAGIYSAGFILGMELVGPKSRVLISNVICCMYSSGAALLALSAMWLRNWRFVLVSFYAPALLAIFVTCLVPESVRWLLGKGRVAEAEKVLYKIAAEKGIQVSPKSIDVIKNLGEKKNETKTKRSKLAVTTPVREVLKNRKLLTRLVVCAFCWIANVFVYYGLSLHSVAVSGDKFINFIFVSLVEIPAQLFSWILVEHVGRKPTLTGSFFLGGLFCILTPFVPEDLWYVPLIVFLGGKFCITVAFCTLYVFTAEFFPTPVRHSLLGLCSMTARVGSMVAPQMPLLVSKNRRMIFIQESCVP, from the exons ATGGAGAAAATCGTCGGAGAAAGAAATCTTCAGGTGCAGGAATCTATTGAACTCTCTGCATCTACTGTCGAAgaaagag CCGAAAATGAGAATGATGAATCATATGAATTCCCTGAGATTGATAACATAAGTTGGTATACCTTGAGGATCTATGTTATCATAAGTCTTCCGCTCCTGGTGTCTGCCGGTTTTACATTGAGCTACGCATTCACAACCGGAACAATcagctatag GTGTTTTGTGCCAGAATGCGAAGATCTTACGGACACCATTATTTACCCATCCTGGTTGTCGAGCGCAGTTCCATACGAAAATGACAAGCCGGCAAGTTGCACACGTTTCACAGTTCTGAACGTCACGGACTCGTGTTCGACGACCGTGTTCACCGAAGGAATTGAACGCTGCGATTCCTGGGTTTATGACACCGACGAACGCACTATTCTCAATGAAGTGAGTCTGATAGACGTGCTT TGGGATCTTACTTGCGACAATAATCAATGGATGTTAACGTTACCGGGTACAGTGAATAACGTTGGACAATTTGTTGGCCTGATTTTCACCGGTTATTTTTCGGATAA GTACGGCCGACGAAACGTATTGGCATTTTTATCAGTGGCGTGTGGAATATGTGGAGTGATTCAAGCCATGTCCGTTAATTACGCGATGTTCGTCACTTTCGAGTTTCTGACTGCAGTTTTTGGTGCAGGTATCTACAGTGCCGGATTCATATTGG GGATGGAGTTAGTGGGCCCGAAAAGTAGGGTACTGATAAGCAACGTAATCTGTTGCATGTATTCAAGCGGAGCAGCCCTTTTAGCATTGAGTGCAATGTGGCTGCGAAATTGGCGTTTTGTACTTGTTTCCTTTTACGCTCCAGCACTTCTAGCGATATTTGTAACCTGCCTAGTTCCTGAATCTGTGAG GTGGCTCCTAGGCAAGGGTAGAGTAGCAGAGGCTGAAAAAGTATTATATAAGATTGCTGCAGAAAAAGGAATCCAAGTTTCACCAAAGTCAATTGATGTGATCAAGAATCtcggggaaaagaaaaatgaaacg aAAACTAAAAGGTCGAAATTAGCGGTTACAACTCCGGTCAGAGAAGtattgaaaaacagaaaactttTAACTCGATTAGTGGTCTGTGCTTTTTGCTGGATCGCCAACGTTTTCGTATACTATGGATTATCCCTCCATTCGGTTGCGGTTTCGGGAGATAagttcattaattttattttcgttagtTTGGTCGAAATTCCAGCTCAGCTTTTCAGTTGGATTCTAGTGGAGCATGTCGGACGTAAGCCCACGCTCACCGGCTCCTTCTTCCTCGGTGGTTTATTCTGTATTCTCACACCGTTTGTCCCAGAAG ACTTGTGGTATGTTCCGTTGATCGTTTTTCTCGGTGGTAAATTTTGCATCACAGTTGCCTTCTGCACACTTTACGTATTCACCGCGGAGTTCTTCCCAACGCCAGTCCGGCATTCTTTACTTGGTCTCTGCAGCATGACGGCTCGCGTCGGATCGATGGTGGCACCTCAAATGCCTCTTCTAGTGAGTAAAAACAGACGGATGATTTTCATTCAAGAAAGCTGCGTACCATAA
- the LOC105684771 gene encoding solute carrier family 22 member 21-like isoform X4, which translates to MEKIVGERNLQVQESIELSASTVEERAENENDESYEFPEIDNISWYTLRIYVIISLPLLVSAGFTLSYAFTTGTISYRCFVPECEDLTDTIIYPSWLSSAVPYENDKPASCTRFTVLNVTDSCSTTVFTEGIERCDSWVYDTDERTILNEVSLIDVLWDLTCDNNQWMLTLPGTVNNVGQFVGLIFTGYFSDKYGRRNVLAFLSVACGICGVIQAMSVNYAMFVTFEFLTAVFGAGIYSAGFILGMELVGPKSRVLISNVICCMYSSGAALLALSAMWLRNWRFVLVSFYAPALLAIFVTCLVPESVRWLLGKGRVAEAEKVLYKIAAEKGIQVSPKSIDVIKNLGEKKNETKTKRSKLAVTTPVREVLKNRKLLTRLVVCAFCWIANVFVYYGLSLHSVAVSGDKFINFIFVSLVEIPAQLFSWILVEHVGRKPTLTGSFFLGGLFCILTPFVPEG; encoded by the exons ATGGAGAAAATCGTCGGAGAAAGAAATCTTCAGGTGCAGGAATCTATTGAACTCTCTGCATCTACTGTCGAAgaaagag CCGAAAATGAGAATGATGAATCATATGAATTCCCTGAGATTGATAACATAAGTTGGTATACCTTGAGGATCTATGTTATCATAAGTCTTCCGCTCCTGGTGTCTGCCGGTTTTACATTGAGCTACGCATTCACAACCGGAACAATcagctatag GTGTTTTGTGCCAGAATGCGAAGATCTTACGGACACCATTATTTACCCATCCTGGTTGTCGAGCGCAGTTCCATACGAAAATGACAAGCCGGCAAGTTGCACACGTTTCACAGTTCTGAACGTCACGGACTCGTGTTCGACGACCGTGTTCACCGAAGGAATTGAACGCTGCGATTCCTGGGTTTATGACACCGACGAACGCACTATTCTCAATGAAGTGAGTCTGATAGACGTGCTT TGGGATCTTACTTGCGACAATAATCAATGGATGTTAACGTTACCGGGTACAGTGAATAACGTTGGACAATTTGTTGGCCTGATTTTCACCGGTTATTTTTCGGATAA GTACGGCCGACGAAACGTATTGGCATTTTTATCAGTGGCGTGTGGAATATGTGGAGTGATTCAAGCCATGTCCGTTAATTACGCGATGTTCGTCACTTTCGAGTTTCTGACTGCAGTTTTTGGTGCAGGTATCTACAGTGCCGGATTCATATTGG GGATGGAGTTAGTGGGCCCGAAAAGTAGGGTACTGATAAGCAACGTAATCTGTTGCATGTATTCAAGCGGAGCAGCCCTTTTAGCATTGAGTGCAATGTGGCTGCGAAATTGGCGTTTTGTACTTGTTTCCTTTTACGCTCCAGCACTTCTAGCGATATTTGTAACCTGCCTAGTTCCTGAATCTGTGAG GTGGCTCCTAGGCAAGGGTAGAGTAGCAGAGGCTGAAAAAGTATTATATAAGATTGCTGCAGAAAAAGGAATCCAAGTTTCACCAAAGTCAATTGATGTGATCAAGAATCtcggggaaaagaaaaatgaaacg aAAACTAAAAGGTCGAAATTAGCGGTTACAACTCCGGTCAGAGAAGtattgaaaaacagaaaactttTAACTCGATTAGTGGTCTGTGCTTTTTGCTGGATCGCCAACGTTTTCGTATACTATGGATTATCCCTCCATTCGGTTGCGGTTTCGGGAGATAagttcattaattttattttcgttagtTTGGTCGAAATTCCAGCTCAGCTTTTCAGTTGGATTCTAGTGGAGCATGTCGGACGTAAGCCCACGCTCACCGGCTCCTTCTTCCTCGGTGGTTTATTCTGTATTCTCACACCGTTTGTCCCAGAAG GCTAA
- the LOC105684771 gene encoding solute carrier family 22 member 21-like isoform X2, producing MEKIVGERNLQVQESIELSASTVEERAENENDESYEFPEIDNISWYTLRIYVIISLPLLVSAGFTLSYAFTTGTISYRCFVPECEDLTDTIIYPSWLSSAVPYENDKPASCTRFTVLNVTDSCSTTVFTEGIERCDSWVYDTDERTILNEWDLTCDNNQWMLTLPGTVNNVGQFVGLIFTGYFSDKYGRRNVLAFLSVACGICGVIQAMSVNYAMFVTFEFLTAVFGAGIYSAGFILGMELVGPKSRVLISNVICCMYSSGAALLALSAMWLRNWRFVLVSFYAPALLAIFVTCLVPESVRWLLGKGRVAEAEKVLYKIAAEKGIQVSPKSIDVIKNLGEKKNETKTKRSKLAVTTPVREVLKNRKLLTRLVVCAFCWIANVFVYYGLSLHSVAVSGDKFINFIFVSLVEIPAQLFSWILVEHVGRKPTLTGSFFLGGLFCILTPFVPEDLWYVPLIVFLGGKFCITVAFCTLYVFTAEFFPTPVRHSLLGLCSMTARVGSMVAPQMPLLANLMPSLPLLLFGGTSIIAGGLSLGFPETMGIELPETVHAAVNIGT from the exons ATGGAGAAAATCGTCGGAGAAAGAAATCTTCAGGTGCAGGAATCTATTGAACTCTCTGCATCTACTGTCGAAgaaagag CCGAAAATGAGAATGATGAATCATATGAATTCCCTGAGATTGATAACATAAGTTGGTATACCTTGAGGATCTATGTTATCATAAGTCTTCCGCTCCTGGTGTCTGCCGGTTTTACATTGAGCTACGCATTCACAACCGGAACAATcagctatag GTGTTTTGTGCCAGAATGCGAAGATCTTACGGACACCATTATTTACCCATCCTGGTTGTCGAGCGCAGTTCCATACGAAAATGACAAGCCGGCAAGTTGCACACGTTTCACAGTTCTGAACGTCACGGACTCGTGTTCGACGACCGTGTTCACCGAAGGAATTGAACGCTGCGATTCCTGGGTTTATGACACCGACGAACGCACTATTCTCAATGAA TGGGATCTTACTTGCGACAATAATCAATGGATGTTAACGTTACCGGGTACAGTGAATAACGTTGGACAATTTGTTGGCCTGATTTTCACCGGTTATTTTTCGGATAA GTACGGCCGACGAAACGTATTGGCATTTTTATCAGTGGCGTGTGGAATATGTGGAGTGATTCAAGCCATGTCCGTTAATTACGCGATGTTCGTCACTTTCGAGTTTCTGACTGCAGTTTTTGGTGCAGGTATCTACAGTGCCGGATTCATATTGG GGATGGAGTTAGTGGGCCCGAAAAGTAGGGTACTGATAAGCAACGTAATCTGTTGCATGTATTCAAGCGGAGCAGCCCTTTTAGCATTGAGTGCAATGTGGCTGCGAAATTGGCGTTTTGTACTTGTTTCCTTTTACGCTCCAGCACTTCTAGCGATATTTGTAACCTGCCTAGTTCCTGAATCTGTGAG GTGGCTCCTAGGCAAGGGTAGAGTAGCAGAGGCTGAAAAAGTATTATATAAGATTGCTGCAGAAAAAGGAATCCAAGTTTCACCAAAGTCAATTGATGTGATCAAGAATCtcggggaaaagaaaaatgaaacg aAAACTAAAAGGTCGAAATTAGCGGTTACAACTCCGGTCAGAGAAGtattgaaaaacagaaaactttTAACTCGATTAGTGGTCTGTGCTTTTTGCTGGATCGCCAACGTTTTCGTATACTATGGATTATCCCTCCATTCGGTTGCGGTTTCGGGAGATAagttcattaattttattttcgttagtTTGGTCGAAATTCCAGCTCAGCTTTTCAGTTGGATTCTAGTGGAGCATGTCGGACGTAAGCCCACGCTCACCGGCTCCTTCTTCCTCGGTGGTTTATTCTGTATTCTCACACCGTTTGTCCCAGAAG ACTTGTGGTATGTTCCGTTGATCGTTTTTCTCGGTGGTAAATTTTGCATCACAGTTGCCTTCTGCACACTTTACGTATTCACCGCGGAGTTCTTCCCAACGCCAGTCCGGCATTCTTTACTTGGTCTCTGCAGCATGACGGCTCGCGTCGGATCGATGGTGGCACCTCAAATGCCTCTTCTA GCTAATTTAATGCCGTCGTTACCACTACTGTTATTTGGAGGTACATCAATTATAGCCGGTGGCTTATCATTGGGATTCCCGGAAACAATGGGGATTGAACTTCCGGAAACCGTTCATGCGGCAGTGAATATTGGAACCTGA